A genomic window from Centroberyx gerrardi isolate f3 chromosome 14, fCenGer3.hap1.cur.20231027, whole genome shotgun sequence includes:
- the ano11 gene encoding anoctamin-7, which yields MLRKGSELLMGDREVLLDPDYGGEAQATDSYGSLQNGGFIPPRYLSAAAGDEDVVGDDDDDPIYIHCDTRSKQPVPLLGNYFRDGRTKIDFVLVWEVRSRRKRRGKGRGRAEATGEEGEAAAAEEASRSERRKAQLAQWRDKFIQNLQSAGLLMEKEETANEKKTIHYLKLSAPWDVLVYYAVELCLRAPLQAQPNPDFNTSARILRRLCIPNVMAESVPNRPLDYYTCAFRKSKMSRFLGCDNRETYFTNTQRHRIVYEILSMTVYGKRKRAEVGIARLINEGAYTAAFPLHEGPFQLPKHEVRPDELNQRQVIFHYWARWSKWYKYQPLDHIREYFGEKIALYFAWLGFYTAWLLPAAVVGTLVFVSGIMSMGTNTPAKEICNSGASYLMCPLCNTCQPYNMSDICPMAKMGYLFDHPGTVFFSVFMSFWAVTFLEYWKRKMATLAHHWDCMDFHEEEERPRPEFAAMAPAMEHNPVTGVKEPYFPEKARLSRMLTGTMVIIIMLCVVLIFLVTVIMYRGIISMMMFHTGSPVLRTQAGNIANISGSMVNLGLILLMGQVYTALAEQLTKWEMHRTQTQYEDAFIFKVFVFQFVNFYSSPFYVAFFKGRFVGYPTNYGTLFGMRNEDCGPGGCLIELAEQLFIIMVGKQVISNIQEFVIPKVKAWRQKRALAKVRGGKASHEPRRWEDDYQLVECEGLFEEYLEMVLQFGFITIFVAAFPLAPLFALLNNWVEVRLDAHKFVCEYRRPVAERAQNIGVWFNILEALSHLSVIGNAFLIAFTSDFLPRLLYQYKFDDDLNGYVNFTLAYAPLNYTLHPLCRYKAFRDDNGNYTLVYWELLAVRLGFIIAFEHVVFFVLRAIDWMVPDVPESLELKIKRERYLAKQALAENQEALLQATRPLAT from the exons ATGCTGAGGAAGGGCTCCGAGCTGCtgatgggagacagagaggtgcTGCTGGATCCGGACTACGGGGGTGAAGCCCAAGCCACAGACAGCTACGGGAGTCTGCAGAATGGGGGTTTCATCCCACCAAGATAT CTGTCAGCTGCAGCTGGCGATGAAGATGTGGTcggcgatgatgatgatgacccCATCTACATTCACTGTGATACAAGAAGTAAGCAGCCAGTCCCGCTGCTGGGGAATTACTTCAGAGACGGAAGAACCAAAATAG ATTTTGTGTTGGTGTGGGAGGTTCGCTCTCGGAGAAAACGCCGCGGCAAAGGGCGGGGGCGGGCCGAGGCGACcggtgaggagggggaggccGCGGCTGCCGAGGAGGCCAGCAGGTCCGAGCGACGAAAGGCTCAGCTGGCCCAGTGGAGGGACAAATTTATCCAGAATCTGCAGAGTGCTGGACTGCTCATGGAAAAG GAGGAAACGGCGAATGAGAAGAAAACGATTCACTATCTGAAACTTAGCGCCCCCTGGGATGTGCTAGTGTATTATGCTGTGGAACTCTGCCTCAGAGCACCATTACAG GCGCAACCGAATCCAGACTTCAACACATCCGCTCGGATACTTAGGAGACTATGCATACCAAACGTAATGGCGGAGTCCGTGCCGAACAGGCCGCTGGACTATTACACATGTGCCTTCCGCAAGTCGAAGATGAGCAG atTCCTTGGCTGTGACAATCGTGAAACTTACTTCACGAATACGCAGAGACACCGAATT GTATATGAGATTCTGTCCATGACGGTGTACGGCAAAAGGAAGAGGGCTGAGGTCGGCATAGCCAGGCTGATAAATGAAGGCGCGTACACAGCAGCTTTCCCCCTGCACGAG GGTCCTTTTCAGCTTCCGAAACACGAGGTCCGTCCTGACGAGCTGAACCAGAGGCAAGTTATTTTCCACTACTGGGCCCGCTGGTCCAAGTGGTACAAGTACCAGCCCCTGGACCACATCAGAGAGTACTTTGGGGAGAAGATTGCGCTCTATTTTGCCTGGCTGG GCTTCTACACGGCCTGGCTGCTGCCAGCAGCAGTGGTGGGAACCCTTGTCTTTGTGTCAGGAATCATGTCCATGGGTACCAACACACCAGC AAAGGAGATCTGTAACAGTGGAGCCAGCTACCTGATGTGTCCTCTCTGTAACACCTGCCAACCCTACAACATGTCCGACATCTGCCCCATGGCCAAG ATGGGCTACCTCTTTGACCACCCAGGAACAGTCTTCTTCAGTGTGTTCATGTCCTTCTGGGCCGTCACCTTCCTGGAGTACTGGAAACGAAAGATGGCCACCCTGGCTCACCACTGGGACTGCATGGACTTCCATGAAGAAGAG GAGCGTCCTCGGCCAGAGTTCGCAGCCATGGCCCCGGCTATGGAGCACAACCCAGTCACCGGGGTCAAAGAGCCCTACTTTCCAGAGAAGGCCAGGCTATCCCGCATGCTCACCGGCACCATGGTCATCATTATTATG CTGTGTGTGGTGTTGATCTTCCTGGTGACGGTGATCATGTACCGCGGGATCATCAGCATGATGATGTTCCACACTGGGAGTCCTGTCCTGCGTACACAG GCAGGGAACATAGCCAATATCTCCGGCAGCATGGTGAATCTGGGGCTGATCCTGCTGATGGGCCAGGTGTACACTGCATTAGCCGAGCAGCTCACTAAATGGG AGATGCACAGAACACAAACCCAGTACGAAGACGCCTTCATCTTCAAGGTGTTCGTCTTCCAGTTTGTCAACTTCTACTCCTCTCCCTTCTATGTGGCTTTTTTTAAGGGAAG GTTCGTGGGTTACCCTACCAACTATGGCACCTTGTTTGGGATGAGAAACGAAGAT TGCGGTCCTGGGGGTTGTCTCATTGAACTGGCTGAACAACTCTTCATCATCATGGTGGGGAAGCAAGTCATCAGCAACATCCAGGAGTTTGTCATCCC TAAGGTGAAGGCCTGGCGCCAGAAGAGGGCTTTGGCCAAGGTGCGGGGGGGCAAGGCATCCCATGAGCCTCGGCGCTGGGAGGACGACTACCAACTGGTGGAGTGTGAGGGCCTGTTTGAGGAGTACCTGGAGATGG TGCTCCAATTTGGCTTCATCACCATCTTTGTGGCGGCGTTCCCCCTGGCTCCGCTCTTCGCCCTCCTCAACAACTGGGTGGAGGTCCGGCTGGACGCCCACAAGTTCGTGTGCGAGTATCGCCGGCCGGTGGCCGAGCGCGCCCAGAACATCGGGGTCTGGTTCAACATCCTGGAGGCCCTGTCGCACCTGTCCGTCATTGGCAAC GCTTTCCTAATAGCATTCACGTCAGACTTCCTCCCTCGCTTGCTGTACCAGTACAAGTTTGACGATGATCTTAATGGATACGTCAACTTCACCTTGGCCTACGCTCCGCTGAACTACACCCTGCACCCTCTGTGCAG ataTAAAGCTTTCAGAGACGACAATGGAAACTACACGCTGGTTTACTGGGAACTCCTTGCTGTCAGACTTGGCTTCATCATTGCTTTTGAG catgTGGTGTTCTTCGTGCTGCGGGCCATAGACTGGATGGTGCCCGACGTCCCTGAGTCCCTGGAGCTGAAGATCAAGCGGGAGCGCTACCTGGCCAAGCAGGCCCTGGCCGAGAACCAGGAGGCCCTGTTG CAAGCGACGCGTCCTTTGGCAACATGA